The following coding sequences lie in one Spinacia oleracea cultivar Varoflay chromosome 1, BTI_SOV_V1, whole genome shotgun sequence genomic window:
- the LOC110783898 gene encoding pollen receptor-like kinase 1 isoform X2 has product MASLQNKPRHDLVFLFIFLHIAISYSAASSLDDANALLRLKETLKDESDSLSSWDIVSPCSGTKNNWVGVICSRAGNIWGLRLENMGLSGSIDVDSLSRLSKLRSVSFMNNSFSGRMPDFRKLTMLKALFLSKNKFEGAIPQDAFKGMRRLRKIHLDSNNFSGEIPNSLVPLSKLVELTLEGNQFQGLIPDLTSSRSLKLFNVSNNQLHGPVPVGLSKFDPKAFSGNKELCGPPLDTCTSPPSDKKIDTPQQTPSSPTMLGPSNTKKGSSIPILAIAIGLGMAVVLAILLIVMVLRNNRSDRNHAYDDNNNTNHNIRPSSSTSSVPRKSGMTEHSEEEGITMVGGGSGGGGGRNSKSDSGKLTFVRDDRERFDLPDLLKASAEVLGSGCFGSSYKATLNNGSTVVVKRFKQMNNVGREEFQEHMRRLGRLSHPNLLPLVAYYYRKEEKLFINDPVERGSLAVLLHGQTRGKPTLDWPTRLKVIKGVARGLSYLYKELACLVAPHGHLKSSNVLLDNSFEPLLGDYALIPLINQENVQDMMIAYKSPEYFSNGRITKKTDVWSLGILIIEVLTGKFPASYLQQGSEVDMTIWVRSVINDGYDKTMGQTKNSEGEMQKLLNIGMACCERNVDKRLDVKEACAKIEEIRERERERERERDNDDEFYSTCASTEPDVRSSRGTSDDFNVIIN; this is encoded by the exons ATGGCTTCCTTGCAAAACAAACCACGCCATGATCTTGTTTTCTTGTTCATCTTCCTCCACATTGCTATTTCTTATAGCGCCGCTTCTTCATTAGACGATGCAAATGCCCTTTTAAGGCTTAAGGAAACCCTAAAAGATGAATCCGATTCCCTTTCGAGTTGGGATATCGTATCTCCGTGTTCCGGGACCAAGAATAATTGGGTTGGTGTTATTTGCTCACGAGCTGGTAATAtttggggattaaggcttgaAAATATGGGATTATCCGGATCCATTGATGTTGATTCCCTTTCCAGATTATCCAAATTACGGTCTGTAAGTTTCATGAATAATAGTTTTAGTGGGCGAATGCCTGATTTTAGGAAGTTAACAATGTTGAAGGCGTTATTTTTGTCGAAAAACAAGTTTGAAGGTGCTATTCCACAGGATGCATTTAAAGGGATGAGACGTTTAAGGAAAATTCATCTAGATTCTAACAATTTTAGTGGTGAAATTCCTAATTCTTTGGTACCTTTGAGTAAACTTGTGGAGTTAACTCTTGAGGGTAACCAATTTCAAGGCCTTATTCCGGATCTTACTTCAAGTCGTTCTCTTAAACTTTTTAATGTTTCCAATAATCAATTGCATGGTCCAGTGCCTGTTGGCCTTTCCAAATTTGATCCAAAGGCTTTCTCAG GAAACAAAGAACTATGTGGACCGCCTCTAGATACATGCACATCACCGCCGTCGGACAAGAAGATAGATACACCGCAACAAACGCCGTCGTCACCGACAATGTTAGGTCCATCAAATACTAAGAAAGGATCATCAATTCCAATTTTAGCGATTGCAATTGGGTTGGGCATGGCAGTGGTTTTGGCAATTTTACTCATCGTAATGGTACTTCGCAATAACCGTTCTGACAGAAACCACGCCTACGACGACAACAATAACACCAATCATAACATTAGACCTTCGTCGTCAACGTCAAGTGTTCCAAGAAAATCTGGGATGACGGAACACAGCGAGGAAGAAGGTATAACAATGGTGGgcggtggtagtggtggtggtggtggtcgtAACAGCAAAAGCGACTCAGGAAAGTTGACATTTGTAAGGGATGATAGGGAGAGATTTGACTTGCCGGATTTGTTAAAGGCATCAGCTGAGGTATTAGGAAGTGGGTGTTTTGGTTCTTCGTATAAGGCAACTTTGAATAATGGAAGTACAGTTGTTGTGAAGAGGTTTAAGCAAATGAATAATGTGGGTAGAGAAGAGTTTCAAGAACATATGAGAAGATTAGGGAGATTATCTCACCCTAATTTGCTTCCATTAGTGGCTTATTATTacagaaaggaagagaaactcTTTATTAATGACCCTGTTGAAAGGGGTAGTCTTGCTGTCCTCCTCCATG GACAAACTCGAGGAAAACCGACCTTAGATTGGCCAACGAGATTAAAAGTAATAAAAGGAGTAGCAAGAGGGCTTTCTTACCTATACAAAGAGCTAGCATGCTTAGTTGCACCTCATGGCCACCTAAAATCATCAAATGTTCTACTCGACAACTCGTTCGAGCCTCTACTCGGTGATTACGCGTTAATTCCTCTAATTAACCAAGAAAATGTGCAAGACATGATGATAGCTTACAAGTCACCCGAGTATTTTAGCAATGGTCGCATCACGAAGAAAACCGACGTTTGGTCATTAGGAATCTTAATCATAGAAGTGTTGACGGGAAAATTCCCGGCATCGTACTTACAACAAGGGAGTGAAGTTGATATGACAATTTGGGTAAGGTCAGTGATCAATGATGGGTATGATAAAACCATGGGCCAAACAAAAAATAGTGAAGGAGAAATGCAAAAGTTACTCAACATTGGTATGGCTTGTTGTGAGAGAAATGTAGATAAAAGGTTGGATGTTAAAGAGGCTTGCGCAAAGATTGAAGAAATACGAGAACGAGAACGAGAACGAGAACGAGAACGTGACAACGACGATGAATTTTACTCGACGTGTGCTAGTACGGAGCCTGATGTTCGTTCCTCTAGAGGAACGTCGGATGACTTCAATGTGATTATCAATTAA
- the LOC110783899 gene encoding lupeol synthase isoform X2 yields the protein MWKLKIAEGKDPLLVTVNNHIGRQHWEFDEEAGTLEERAEVERVREEFKRNRFKTRQSADLFMRMQLRKENQSLAMPEAIKLKETEEITVEALNTTLKRSINYFSSIQAHDGHWPAESAGPLFFLPPLVIALHITGTTNKILSPQHQKEIKRYIYNHQNEDGGWGLHIEGHSTMFGSAISYIALRLLGEGPDDGEDNAVARGRQWILDHGGATGIPSWGKFWLTVLGVYEWDGCNPMPPEFWLLPEISPMHPGKMLCYCRLVYMPMSYLYGKRFVGRITPLILSLRRELYNQPYHEINWNKARNTCAKEDLYYPHPLIQDMVWGFLHNFVEPVLNRWPFSKLREKTMKIAMEHVHYEDMNSRYLCIGCVEKVLCLIACWVEDPNSEAYKKHLARIPDYLWVAEDGMKMQSFGCQMWDAAFAIQAIFASGLTQEYAPTLNKAHDFVKASQVKENPFGNFEEMYRHISKGAWTFSIQDHGWQVSDCTAEGLKTALLYSRFPSNLVGEKIEAERLYDAVNVILSLQSKNGGFPAWEPQRAFRWLEKFNPTEFFEDVLIEREYVECTSSAIQSLTLFKKLYPGHRKKEIERCIAKGLHYIEETQNPDGSWYGCWGICYTYGTWFGVEALTTCRKMNYYNSLALRKACHFLLSKQLPDGGWGENFLSSPNKVYTNIEGNKSNLVQTSWALLSLIKAGFGDVDPTPIERGIRLLIDSQMDDGDFPQQHIGISFLYGLLVNIAIYKRGNQLGFNLKDPRIFDLDINTLRSCMRGCVHVIYARGTVQIMYSVYDDFTNVIWRVWLLNHFPI from the exons ATGTGGAAGCTGAAGATAGCAGAAGGAAAGGATCCGTTGCTAGTGACCGTAAACAATCATATTGGACGACAACATTGGGAGTTTGATGAAGAGGCTGGAACGCTAGAGGAACGAGCTGAGGTTGAAAGGGTTAGGGAGGAATTTAAGAGGAATCGTTTTAAGACCAGACAAAGTGCTGATCTCTTTATGAGAATGCAG TTGAGAAAAGAAAACCAAAGTTTGGCAATGCCCGAAGCAATCAAATTAAAGGAAACAGAGGAAATAACAGTAGAAGCATTAAACACAACACTGAAGAGATCCATAAACTACTTTTCAAGTATCCAGGCCCATGATGGTCACTGGCCCGCTGAATCTGCCGGCCCATTATTCTTCCTGCCTCCGCTT GTAATAGCCTTGCACATTACaggaacaaccaataaaattctaTCTCCTCAACACCAAAAGGAGATCAAACGTTACATCTACAATCATCAG AATGAAGATGGAGGATGGGGACTTCATATAGAAGGGCATAGCACAATGTTCGGCTCAGCAATTAGCTACATTGCCTTAAGGCTGCTAGGAGAAGGCCCTGATGACGGTGAAGATAACGCCGTTGCGAGGGGTCGTCAATGGATCCTAGACCATGGTGGTGCCACTGGCATCCCATCGTGGGGAAAATTTTGGCTCACG GTGCTTGGAGTGTACGAGTGGGATGGGTGCAACCCAATGCCCCCAGAGTTTTGGCTACTCCCTGAAATTTCACCTATGCATCCAG GGAAAATGTTGTGCTATTGTAGGTTGGTGTACATGCCAATGTCATATCTATATGGGAAGAGATTTGTTGGTCGAATTACTCCCCTCATTCTATCACTCAGAAGGGAGCTTTACAATCAACCTTACCATGAGATTAATTGGAACAAGGCTAGAAATACATGTGCTAAG GAGGACCTTTACTATCCACATCCCCTAATACAAGACATGGTATGGGGATTCCTTCACAACTTTGTTGAGCCAGTACTTAACCGTTGGCCCTTTTCAAAGCTTAGGGAGAAAACGATGAAAATTGCCATGGAACACGTACACTATGAAGACATGAACAGCAGATATCTCTGCATTGGCTGTGTGGAAAAG GTTCTCTGTTTGATAGCTTGCTGGGTGGAAGATCCAAATTCAGAAGCATACAAGAAACATCTAGCGCGAATCCCAGATTACTTATGGGTAGCAGAAGATGGGATGAAGATGCAG AGTTTTGGTTGCCAAATGTGGGATGCAGCCTTTGCAATCCAAGCAATTTTTGCAAGTGGTCTCACACAAGAGTATGCACCTACACTTAACAAAGCACATGATTTTGTCAAAGCCTCACAG GTGAAAGAAAATCCTTTTGGAAACTTTGAAGAAATGTATAGACATATTTCAAAAGGTGCATGGACTTTTTCAATACAAGATCATGGTTGGCAGGTCTCTGATTGCACTGCTGAAGGCCTCAAG ACTGCACTTCTATACTCAAGATTTCCCTCCAACCTTGTGGGTGAAAAAATTGAAGCAGAGCGCTTGTATGACGCTGTTAATGTCATTCTCTCTCTCCAG AGTAAAAATGGTGGATTTCCAGCTTGGGAGCCCCAGAGAGCTTTTCGTTGGCTTGAG aaattcaatccaacggaaTTCTTTGAAGATGTTCTAATCGAAAGGGA GTATGTGGAGTGCACTTCTTCAGCAATTCAAAGTCTTACACTCTTCAAGAAGTTATACCCTGGACATAGGAAGAAAGAGATTGAAAGGTGTATTGCTAAAGGGCTACACTACATTGAAGAGACACAAAACCCTGATGGTTCCTG GTATGGTTGTTGGGGGATCTGTTATACTTATGGAACATGGTTTGGAGTTGAGGCATTGACAACTTGTAGGAAGATGAACTACTACAATAGCCTTGCATTGCGCAAGGCTTGTCATTTTTTGCTGTCAAAGCAATTGCCTGATGGTGGGTGGGGGGAGAATTTTCTCTCTAGTCCAAACAAG GTTTACACAAACATAGAAGGGAACAAGTCCAATTTGGTGCAAACTTCTTGGGCATTGTTGTCCCTTATTAAAGCAGGATTT GGGGATGTGGATCCAACCCCCATAGAACGAGGAATAAGATTATTAATCGACTCACAGATGGACGATGGAGACTTTCCACAACAG CATATCGGAATATCTTTCCTATATGGGCTCTTGGTGAATATCGCCATCTACAAGCGAGGAAATCAATTAGGTTTTAACCTCAAAGACCCTCGGATTTTCGACTTGGATATCAATACTTTAAGATCTTGTATGCGAGGGTGTGTGCACGTCATATATGCGAGGGGCACCGTACAAATTATGTACTCCGTATACGATGATTTTACAAATGTAATTTGGCGAGTATGGTTATTAAATCATTTCCCAATTTAG
- the LOC110783899 gene encoding lupeol synthase isoform X1 has protein sequence MWKLKIAEGKDPLLVTVNNHIGRQHWEFDEEAGTLEERAEVERVREEFKRNRFKTRQSADLFMRMQLRKENQSLAMPEAIKLKETEEITVEALNTTLKRSINYFSSIQAHDGHWPAESAGPLFFLPPLVIALHITGTTNKILSPQHQKEIKRYIYNHQNEDGGWGLHIEGHSTMFGSAISYIALRLLGEGPDDGEDNAVARGRQWILDHGGATGIPSWGKFWLTVLGVYEWDGCNPMPPEFWLLPEISPMHPGKMLCYCRLVYMPMSYLYGKRFVGRITPLILSLRRELYNQPYHEINWNKARNTCAKEDLYYPHPLIQDMVWGFLHNFVEPVLNRWPFSKLREKTMKIAMEHVHYEDMNSRYLCIGCVEKVLCLIACWVEDPNSEAYKKHLARIPDYLWVAEDGMKMQSFGCQMWDAAFAIQAIFASGLTQEYAPTLNKAHDFVKASQVKENPFGNFEEMYRHISKGAWTFSIQDHGWQVSDCTAEGLKTALLYSRFPSNLVGEKIEAERLYDAVNVILSLQSKNGGFPAWEPQRAFRWLEKFNPTEFFEDVLIEREYVECTSSAIQSLTLFKKLYPGHRKKEIERCIAKGLHYIEETQNPDGSWYGCWGICYTYGTWFGVEALTTCRKMNYYNSLALRKACHFLLSKQLPDGGWGENFLSSPNKVYTNIEGNKSNLVQTSWALLSLIKAGFGDVDPTPIERGIRLLIDSQMDDGDFPQQEITGIFMKNCTLNYSSYRNIFPIWALGEYRHLQARKSIRF, from the exons ATGTGGAAGCTGAAGATAGCAGAAGGAAAGGATCCGTTGCTAGTGACCGTAAACAATCATATTGGACGACAACATTGGGAGTTTGATGAAGAGGCTGGAACGCTAGAGGAACGAGCTGAGGTTGAAAGGGTTAGGGAGGAATTTAAGAGGAATCGTTTTAAGACCAGACAAAGTGCTGATCTCTTTATGAGAATGCAG TTGAGAAAAGAAAACCAAAGTTTGGCAATGCCCGAAGCAATCAAATTAAAGGAAACAGAGGAAATAACAGTAGAAGCATTAAACACAACACTGAAGAGATCCATAAACTACTTTTCAAGTATCCAGGCCCATGATGGTCACTGGCCCGCTGAATCTGCCGGCCCATTATTCTTCCTGCCTCCGCTT GTAATAGCCTTGCACATTACaggaacaaccaataaaattctaTCTCCTCAACACCAAAAGGAGATCAAACGTTACATCTACAATCATCAG AATGAAGATGGAGGATGGGGACTTCATATAGAAGGGCATAGCACAATGTTCGGCTCAGCAATTAGCTACATTGCCTTAAGGCTGCTAGGAGAAGGCCCTGATGACGGTGAAGATAACGCCGTTGCGAGGGGTCGTCAATGGATCCTAGACCATGGTGGTGCCACTGGCATCCCATCGTGGGGAAAATTTTGGCTCACG GTGCTTGGAGTGTACGAGTGGGATGGGTGCAACCCAATGCCCCCAGAGTTTTGGCTACTCCCTGAAATTTCACCTATGCATCCAG GGAAAATGTTGTGCTATTGTAGGTTGGTGTACATGCCAATGTCATATCTATATGGGAAGAGATTTGTTGGTCGAATTACTCCCCTCATTCTATCACTCAGAAGGGAGCTTTACAATCAACCTTACCATGAGATTAATTGGAACAAGGCTAGAAATACATGTGCTAAG GAGGACCTTTACTATCCACATCCCCTAATACAAGACATGGTATGGGGATTCCTTCACAACTTTGTTGAGCCAGTACTTAACCGTTGGCCCTTTTCAAAGCTTAGGGAGAAAACGATGAAAATTGCCATGGAACACGTACACTATGAAGACATGAACAGCAGATATCTCTGCATTGGCTGTGTGGAAAAG GTTCTCTGTTTGATAGCTTGCTGGGTGGAAGATCCAAATTCAGAAGCATACAAGAAACATCTAGCGCGAATCCCAGATTACTTATGGGTAGCAGAAGATGGGATGAAGATGCAG AGTTTTGGTTGCCAAATGTGGGATGCAGCCTTTGCAATCCAAGCAATTTTTGCAAGTGGTCTCACACAAGAGTATGCACCTACACTTAACAAAGCACATGATTTTGTCAAAGCCTCACAG GTGAAAGAAAATCCTTTTGGAAACTTTGAAGAAATGTATAGACATATTTCAAAAGGTGCATGGACTTTTTCAATACAAGATCATGGTTGGCAGGTCTCTGATTGCACTGCTGAAGGCCTCAAG ACTGCACTTCTATACTCAAGATTTCCCTCCAACCTTGTGGGTGAAAAAATTGAAGCAGAGCGCTTGTATGACGCTGTTAATGTCATTCTCTCTCTCCAG AGTAAAAATGGTGGATTTCCAGCTTGGGAGCCCCAGAGAGCTTTTCGTTGGCTTGAG aaattcaatccaacggaaTTCTTTGAAGATGTTCTAATCGAAAGGGA GTATGTGGAGTGCACTTCTTCAGCAATTCAAAGTCTTACACTCTTCAAGAAGTTATACCCTGGACATAGGAAGAAAGAGATTGAAAGGTGTATTGCTAAAGGGCTACACTACATTGAAGAGACACAAAACCCTGATGGTTCCTG GTATGGTTGTTGGGGGATCTGTTATACTTATGGAACATGGTTTGGAGTTGAGGCATTGACAACTTGTAGGAAGATGAACTACTACAATAGCCTTGCATTGCGCAAGGCTTGTCATTTTTTGCTGTCAAAGCAATTGCCTGATGGTGGGTGGGGGGAGAATTTTCTCTCTAGTCCAAACAAG GTTTACACAAACATAGAAGGGAACAAGTCCAATTTGGTGCAAACTTCTTGGGCATTGTTGTCCCTTATTAAAGCAGGATTT GGGGATGTGGATCCAACCCCCATAGAACGAGGAATAAGATTATTAATCGACTCACAGATGGACGATGGAGACTTTCCACAACAG GAAATTACCGGGATATTCATGAAGAATTGCACTTTAAATTATTCATCATATCGGAATATCTTTCCTATATGGGCTCTTGGTGAATATCGCCATCTACAAGCGAGGAAATCAATTAGGTTTTAA
- the LOC110783898 gene encoding pollen receptor-like kinase 1 isoform X1 yields the protein MASLQNKPRHDLVFLFIFLHIAISYSAASSLDDANALLRLKETLKDESDSLSSWDIVSPCSGTKNNWVGVICSRAGNIWGLRLENMGLSGSIDVDSLSRLSKLRSVSFMNNSFSGRMPDFRKLTMLKALFLSKNKFEGAIPQDAFKGMRRLRKIHLDSNNFSGEIPNSLVPLSKLVELTLEGNQFQGLIPDLTSSRSLKLFNVSNNQLHGPVPVGLSKFDPKAFSGNKELCGPPLDTCTSPPSDKKIDTPQQTPSSPTMLGPSNTKKGSSIPILAIAIGLGMAVVLAILLIVMVLRNNRSDRNHAYDDNNNTNHNIRPSSSTSSVPRKSGMTEHSEEEGITMVGGGSGGGGGRNSKSDSGKLTFVRDDRERFDLPDLLKASAEVLGSGCFGSSYKATLNNGSTVVVKRFKQMNNVGREEFQEHMRRLGRLSHPNLLPLVAYYYRKEEKLFINDPVERGSLAVLLHGTLWITSKDMGQTRGKPTLDWPTRLKVIKGVARGLSYLYKELACLVAPHGHLKSSNVLLDNSFEPLLGDYALIPLINQENVQDMMIAYKSPEYFSNGRITKKTDVWSLGILIIEVLTGKFPASYLQQGSEVDMTIWVRSVINDGYDKTMGQTKNSEGEMQKLLNIGMACCERNVDKRLDVKEACAKIEEIRERERERERERDNDDEFYSTCASTEPDVRSSRGTSDDFNVIIN from the exons ATGGCTTCCTTGCAAAACAAACCACGCCATGATCTTGTTTTCTTGTTCATCTTCCTCCACATTGCTATTTCTTATAGCGCCGCTTCTTCATTAGACGATGCAAATGCCCTTTTAAGGCTTAAGGAAACCCTAAAAGATGAATCCGATTCCCTTTCGAGTTGGGATATCGTATCTCCGTGTTCCGGGACCAAGAATAATTGGGTTGGTGTTATTTGCTCACGAGCTGGTAATAtttggggattaaggcttgaAAATATGGGATTATCCGGATCCATTGATGTTGATTCCCTTTCCAGATTATCCAAATTACGGTCTGTAAGTTTCATGAATAATAGTTTTAGTGGGCGAATGCCTGATTTTAGGAAGTTAACAATGTTGAAGGCGTTATTTTTGTCGAAAAACAAGTTTGAAGGTGCTATTCCACAGGATGCATTTAAAGGGATGAGACGTTTAAGGAAAATTCATCTAGATTCTAACAATTTTAGTGGTGAAATTCCTAATTCTTTGGTACCTTTGAGTAAACTTGTGGAGTTAACTCTTGAGGGTAACCAATTTCAAGGCCTTATTCCGGATCTTACTTCAAGTCGTTCTCTTAAACTTTTTAATGTTTCCAATAATCAATTGCATGGTCCAGTGCCTGTTGGCCTTTCCAAATTTGATCCAAAGGCTTTCTCAG GAAACAAAGAACTATGTGGACCGCCTCTAGATACATGCACATCACCGCCGTCGGACAAGAAGATAGATACACCGCAACAAACGCCGTCGTCACCGACAATGTTAGGTCCATCAAATACTAAGAAAGGATCATCAATTCCAATTTTAGCGATTGCAATTGGGTTGGGCATGGCAGTGGTTTTGGCAATTTTACTCATCGTAATGGTACTTCGCAATAACCGTTCTGACAGAAACCACGCCTACGACGACAACAATAACACCAATCATAACATTAGACCTTCGTCGTCAACGTCAAGTGTTCCAAGAAAATCTGGGATGACGGAACACAGCGAGGAAGAAGGTATAACAATGGTGGgcggtggtagtggtggtggtggtggtcgtAACAGCAAAAGCGACTCAGGAAAGTTGACATTTGTAAGGGATGATAGGGAGAGATTTGACTTGCCGGATTTGTTAAAGGCATCAGCTGAGGTATTAGGAAGTGGGTGTTTTGGTTCTTCGTATAAGGCAACTTTGAATAATGGAAGTACAGTTGTTGTGAAGAGGTTTAAGCAAATGAATAATGTGGGTAGAGAAGAGTTTCAAGAACATATGAGAAGATTAGGGAGATTATCTCACCCTAATTTGCTTCCATTAGTGGCTTATTATTacagaaaggaagagaaactcTTTATTAATGACCCTGTTGAAAGGGGTAGTCTTGCTGTCCTCCTCCATG GTACCCTATGGATTACGTCGAAGGACATGG GACAAACTCGAGGAAAACCGACCTTAGATTGGCCAACGAGATTAAAAGTAATAAAAGGAGTAGCAAGAGGGCTTTCTTACCTATACAAAGAGCTAGCATGCTTAGTTGCACCTCATGGCCACCTAAAATCATCAAATGTTCTACTCGACAACTCGTTCGAGCCTCTACTCGGTGATTACGCGTTAATTCCTCTAATTAACCAAGAAAATGTGCAAGACATGATGATAGCTTACAAGTCACCCGAGTATTTTAGCAATGGTCGCATCACGAAGAAAACCGACGTTTGGTCATTAGGAATCTTAATCATAGAAGTGTTGACGGGAAAATTCCCGGCATCGTACTTACAACAAGGGAGTGAAGTTGATATGACAATTTGGGTAAGGTCAGTGATCAATGATGGGTATGATAAAACCATGGGCCAAACAAAAAATAGTGAAGGAGAAATGCAAAAGTTACTCAACATTGGTATGGCTTGTTGTGAGAGAAATGTAGATAAAAGGTTGGATGTTAAAGAGGCTTGCGCAAAGATTGAAGAAATACGAGAACGAGAACGAGAACGAGAACGAGAACGTGACAACGACGATGAATTTTACTCGACGTGTGCTAGTACGGAGCCTGATGTTCGTTCCTCTAGAGGAACGTCGGATGACTTCAATGTGATTATCAATTAA